The DNA segment GTCACCCAACGAGCGTATTCATCGTGGTGAGGCCTTTGAGCGGCTCGAGATGGTTGGTGACTTTTTCTTCAAGAGCCTCACCCCCGACCGAATGCACACCGTCTTCCCGGCCGATGAGGGTGGACTTACAGCTGAACTCCAGTACTTTGAGCGGGCCTTGGATTCGAATCACGGTCTGCTGGCCATCTATGACTACCTCGGTCTGGATGACATCGCTGGCTGCTTTTTAGCCAACAACAAGGCAAAGGCCGACGTTGTAGAGGCCGTCATTGGTGAACTGAAGGTTCTGCTGTGGTCGACCGAGGTGGTGTGGGGCATGGAGTACTACGCCGTACCTGGGGAGCGCGCCACGCATGTCTACCTGCGAGCGTTGGTGGCGCACACCATCGCCGAGCTGGGGCACACGGTGCTGATGTGGCAGCTGGAGAGTACGCTACGCAATTGCCGCGACTTCATTCTCAAGCACACCGTGGAGGAATACTTGGGCGCCGAGAAAGGGAACGAGCGTCGTGcaagcggaggaggggacgAGTGCGACGTCCCCGCGGACCTTCCAAAGtacgcaccgctgccgccgttgctcgCGTGGAATCGGCGCCGCCCGGGCGTGTCGGTGCGGAGGGGTGAGGTGCCGTTCGCAAGTAAACGGTCTCGAAGCAGCATACCGCCGTCTCCTCAAGACCCGCTTCGCAGACTCGCCCCGACTGCGAGCTGCATTCCGGAGGCTATTCGGGATCACTACGCCGTCGGTCGAAAAAAGTGGAGCTCATGTGCCTGTAAAGCAGCCATTCAAGCCCTCTGTGGCTCCCTCACACAAACTGCGCTACAGCATGGCAATGGCCACACCGCTGACGCTCTATCGTCGAACTCAACGTCGGCATCgttgcccctctctccacaaCCGCAGCCGTCCCCAACCGCGCCGGCGTCCGCGGGGGCCCCTCGCAGTGTGCTACGGACTCTGGTGACTGCGAATTGCGTGGTGATTCGTAATTCGGCCCCGCTCCTCGCTAGAAACACGTTGACTAGAAGGGTGGCCGAGTAGCACTGCTGCACCCCTTCGCTCTCGCTTTTCGGATATGGCGTCCCCTTTCGCCCTTGCGAGTGGTGCGCCTTGTATTTGCACTGCACAGGTTTGCGAGGGCGAAGAAACGAGGAGAAACGAAGCACCGAGcggggcagcgcggcactgTGTTCGCGGAGCGGCGGAGGATGAGCGAGAGGCGGTGCAAACGGTATTCCTTtctgcacgcatgcacgcatcTATTTATGTGTGCCTCTCGATCTTTTGCAAGTTGCGTCGTCTCTCGTGGCCGTCGTGTgcccgctgctcctcgcggTGTAAAGTGGACTGTGGCCCTTCCTACTCCCTTCCTCTGCCACGAATGCGAACACATAAAACGGTGTCTGCTTCCCAGTGCCCTCGCTGAAAGGTCTCTCTGTTCTTTCGAAGACAGGGGATGTATCAGTCTTTGCCGCCTTGTAGGGGCCCGCACCTGTCATCCTTCTCAGCATGCATCtgtgcacctctctctctctcaggCCCACTCCGCGCCTCGCCATCGATGACTTGTCCCTCCATCTTTgtcgctcctctctctctctgctttctCTCACACCACCCTCAATCTCCTTGCCTCTCTGTCATGGCTGTGTAGCGCATCCCTGCTATCGAGGTCTCGCACCagcgttctctctctctcgccgttCGCATTCTTTCTGTGCGCCTGCCCCAACACTCGAATCTTTTcacgccgccatcgcgtttggacccccccttccctccccttccatCTGCCTAGAAACGAACGACtcacgcatacacgcgcacacgcacgcgtacgCCAACGCTCAGGCTTTGGCTACCGTGATTTTCATACACTGGGCTTGCCCGCACGCCCACTCGCATTCGCATCCTCTGCTCTTTACCGCGAAGATCGGCGTATATCTTTCCGTTGCTCTGTCTCCCTCCCGTTTTCTCGCATCATCTTTCCGTTGTGGTTTCGTCTGTTCCGTCGGTGCCGTTCACGCTGCTACCTCTTGCGGTTCATCAGTGTAAGCGAGGACGCTCACACGAATACAACAAACAAGAGCCGCCCTCGGgcctgcgccctctcccctctccatTTCTTTCCCTCTGCGGTTCAGGCCCGCGTTTTGCTCGACTTTGTCTCATCGGCCTCTCCCCACGTGTTTTCTTTTACGTTACGTTTCGCTATCGTTTAtcgcttttctttccctttttcttttcctgctgctgctcatctACGCAGCCACCCACCTCCTCACTCGCCATCTCTCCCACTTGTACTTTTCTTCgactcgctctctctctaaCTCTGTCAGAGCACATTAGCAGGCAAACGCATGCGCCACAATGAAGATCCCTCTTCAGTCTACGCTTTTTGTTTGCCTGTTTGGCACGTTGTCCGCACTCGTCGCATCGGTGCTCATCTTGGGATCTGCTGACATGTCGAGTGTGCGGGCAAGCCAGCGAATGGCACGCATGTGCGGTAATCTTGGATCCTGCATCCGTATCCACTCTGGTCCGATCGATTCTATTCTCATCGGCGACATTGACTTTGACCGCGACACCGTGGGTGACGTTATCAAGCGCATCCCGCCCTGGTTCGGCAGTCAGACCCGCCCGCTTGCCCTCACTGTGCACAATGTGCCGTTAAAGGAGGAGTCGACACTGCGCGCGCAAGGGCTGATGGCCGCCTCTTACATTTGCCTTGCCTCGATAAAGGAGTTGCGCGTCGATACGGAGACGTGAATGCTGCGCTCTGCAGTGGCCGGGACGATAAGCACCGCAAGACGCTTGGTTGTGTGTCTGTCAAGTGAAACAAAAGGCGGTTGCATCctatttctttttttttccgtgtgtgtgcgtgcgtggtggcgctcttctctccgcGTTTTCTTTCGGCTTCATGGTggagcttttttttttcttggtcTACTGACGCTTTCATCGTTCTCTGCCCCCTGACgacgggagagggaggaggcggggccgtggggggggtgagagcgatgtatcgctaCGGATGCTGGCGTTCAGGCTCCGGATagcgttgcgtcggagagcGCTGCgagcgtgcacacgcttgtaccatccatgtgatgggcagagcgtcagcgtgacTGGAACGTATCCCACCGCCGACCCTCACTGCGTAGTGGTGTGGGGAACCTGAGCGTCACCGCGAAGGACGCGCtacgtggcgaccggcactgtgggagcggctgtgatgcGATGACCGAGTCCGCGCAttagcagcagcgcatgtgCCGACGGCCGCTTCTCACCATGTGGAGGGGCCCCGTGCCAAGGCCGCCGATTGGGTGAGCGGCGTTGTGCTTCGCGTTGTATGGCAGAGTGAAAACGCGAAAGCACAGCTGGTGCTCCGTGTGTGCCagggtgtgtgcgctgtctctctgtgctcgACGGCCGTAACGGCCATGTCTCACGAGGACAACGCCGACTCACCTTGTCTcctgccccttcccccgctTATATGGCGTCGGCCTTTCGAGTAAGAACCCGCTTTTGTAGTTTTGTTTATTTCTGTGTCATCGGTCGAGTATGAGAGGCGGGTGCagctgcctccctccctcccttccctaCCGCGCCTCCCCGGGCAGCCCGACGACTGCTGACTTTGCTTATAATGTGttcatgcgtgcgtgcttgtcgCGTGTCCGTGTTTCCTCCGCTTGCGGTAGTTTTATCGGTGTTGCCGTTGTGCCTTTCCTTGTTGAacccaccccaccgcccGCGCAGTCTGTATCCATGTATCGGATATGTCCCGAATGTGCACTGGGAGCTGCGTGTCATGCCTCTTCCTCACCCTCACTCCTACGCAGAGCCATCCGCCATTTGTCGTCAGCACTTCTCGGCAACGAGAAGCCTCGGTAGGCCAAGCGCACAAAAAAGGGCGttgagcggcgccgcatgGGAAGACGTTAGCTGCTTTGAGCAGCTGTGACCACTCACATAGTGGCAAGCGCTCAAAGGACTGCAGGAAGGGACGCTTGCTGAGTCCACGTCTTACGCCATGATGAGCTTCCCTactcttttttttggcgaggaggagtggaggtgtgtgtggtgcGGCACGTCGGCGACACTCCGCAACAAGAGCATGAACAACGACAAAGATAATAGTGGACCCGCTTCACACTTCATCTCTATACAGTTATATGCGCTGTCGACTTGTTTTTACCTATGATTTTCTAATTGTCAAGTTCCCGAAGGAATGCATGTCatcctccccttccttctcccccccATGTCTCTATGGGGCACCAAAGCTTTCGCTTTTACGAGTGCTTGACTTCTTTTGTTAcaccgctttttttttcgaccATTTCGCCTctatcctcctctccctctccctgtgCAAGTGCCGGTGTGTGCTCGTTGCGTGGCTTAATCCGCAAAAATCGCATCAACAGTGGAGCGAAGGAACGAAAATCACAGTGCTGTGGTTGGTGTGGACGGGCTGATGACGTTGCCGTTACCCTTGCTTCTGCCGCGCTCTCGTGGTCTACTCCACTGCTTGTGTTATCCGACCTCTCACTGATCTCGATCTAGCAGGGATCTGTGTCCTCCAGAGCTATGCACACCCGCAAGCAccgtctttttttgtttgcgcCGTACCCGAAGGCTTACTATCGTCTTGCTCCCTGCCTTTTGAACGGTGAAGGAGAACCCGTCTCGGTTCATGGTGAGGCGCGAGCGAAAGAGGAGTtgggagagagggtgagggtgcgAGACTCAGACGAGGGGTACAGATGGGAAAAAAAAGTTCCTTGTCGGACCGCCCCTCTCACGCCTTATCCCTTTTAAAAGGGAAAGTTTGCGTTTCCtgctttgtttttcgttttttttttaagtTCTTCAAAACagtttttgtgtgtgtttgtacGTGCGTGAGGAACTGCCATTCTCTCTATCGTCACCACGCTCCCGTTCCGGTAAGCGAGTGTGGAGGTGTTGTGAGCCCACTCGCCCTAGCCAGCGCCATCTTGGTTACAACTCGCTTGTCGTTACGCTctcgccttttcttttttacTTCACGGCCGTCAAAGATGCTCAGTCCTTCGATGTCGGGGTGTAACGGTCTGTATAGGTCCATGGACAcctatgtgtgcgtgcatgttaTTCATTCTCGGACCTCCTTCCGTTCCACCGTTGTGTCCTTCGTAGCTTTCTTTTTTGGAAAGTCTCTTCCTCGCGGTACGGTGGGGGGGGTGTCTGTAGAGGAACATGTGGAGGAAGGCATCTTTAGATTCagcaaagagagggggacggCCGAAGAGTCACATTTGCCTTGTGCAGTATCTTTTTGTGGGCCTTGCGTGGGCGCCTTCTGCTTTGACCGCATTGGTGAGGGACATGCCGCTAggaataaaaaaaaagaaaacgaaccTCGTTACCCAATGGCCTGGTGCGCGGAAGCCGAGCGTCACGAAGGCAAAAAGGTGTTCACGGTGCACGACAGCGCGTACAGCTGAACAGGCGATAAGGGCTTGAACGAAAgtcaaaagaaaaagaataGATGGCACTGAAAGCggaacgaaaagaaagagcgGTGAGGTAGTTTGGTATGGCCAACACAAACTCAAAGACAGCAAACTTCTCATGCAGGCGCCGTGTAGCGTCGCCTTCGGTTTGCTGTCGCACAGGAAAACAAGAGGTCACGCTATCACCTCTccagcactgctgcagcatctGTTTCGGGATCAGTATCGGTtgcaacacgcacgcaaacacatAGGATTGCCAGCAGAGGCGAAGGTGATTCTACTCCGGTAACGGCTGTTTTCGTCCGCGTATTCATTCTGACTATCTCAGGTGAACTGCGGAGCACCACCTCCGTTGCCAAGAGGAGGCAAAAGCGCTTCCGCGGCtctgctccctctctgcgccTGCAGTGCGCACACGTGCCCGCATGCTCACCAAGGCCTTTCCCTCCCTGTTCTCCCCGCTTCTCGTTCCTGCTAAACGCCACGGTGTGCGAAAATATCGCGCACCCTCAACTACACCTTCCTCCTTGCTCGGTGCCACTACGCACCACACGTGACGCTGCCCTGTTTTCTGCTTTTCCATGCAACCCTTCCTGAAACTACTCGCAGAGTATCCAAGGATGTCTCTGACGCTTATCCCTGATCACTTCCAGCACATTGTGCGGCTGCTCAACACGAATGTGGAGGGCAAGCGCAAGGTGCCGTTCGCGCTGCGCATGGTGAAGGGCGTTGGCATCCGCTTTGCCTACCTGGTGTGCAAGAAGGCCGGGATCGACGTGGAGCGCCGCGCGGGCACTCTGAccgcggaggagctggagaagatCGCCGAGATCATCGCCGATCCCGCGAAGTTCAAGATCCCGGACTGGTTCCTGAACCGTCAGCGCGACCCCAAGACCGGCAAGACGGAGCACCTGTCCAGCTCGATGGTGGACACCCGCCTGCGCGAAGACCTTGAGCGTCTGAAGAAGATTCGCGCGCACCGTGGCGTGCGTCACGCCTACGGCCTCCGCGTGCGCGGCcagcacacgtgcacgacTGGCCGCCACGGCAAGACGGTCGGCGTCTCTCGCGGCAAGTAAAGTCAGGATGGTGTACCGCGTTtggctcctcctccgctcctTACCTGGTGCCGGACTACCGCCCATGAGGCCGCCCGCTCCACGTTGCGTTTCTCAGCGTTAACGGCGGCTGTAACGGGAAGCAGGTCTGCGCTGACTCAACGGTTTACGGAGACAATGCTGGGAATGGAGTGGCTACATTGAGGTTTGCGTTACTCGGTGCAGTCGACAGAGCATCTTTGGTTACGTTTTTATTGTTTTTAATTTCGCGTCTTCTTTCATTCGACCACCGCGACAAGACATTGAATATGTGAAAGGCAGCCACACTCGTGCGCGTACACTCAGAGGAGGCCATACCCAGAAAACCCTCTGCTTGCAGCGGCGTATGCCAAGTTTGTGGTTGCTTCTATGTGGCTGCCGTGGTACCATTGCACCCTCTCGTCCTCTTCTGACTCTTGCGTTCCTTCTCTGTTGTCTCCTGTGTTGCCCAGCGGATTAATAGCCTGGCATTGCGCGGGAAAAAAATCTGCTTGGAAGTCGCATACACTGccggaggagagagcgagaggggtcAGGATTGTCAGAAGCAGAAATCGGTGGACTGCGAGGTGGATACtcacgccgcgccgctttTGGTGACACGCCGAAACGCTTTTGCGTTCAGAAGAATCTTGTTGTTGCGCTCCATGAAGCGCACCCAGCACAACAAGGCTCCTTTACAGGCTACCATCTCTACCGCGTACTTTCACGGCGACAGGTGTTTTCAATTTTCCATGCAAACTCGTGTTGCTATCTGTTACTCCCCCAACGTTCTCCTTGTCGCCGTCCGTTTCGGCCTTTTCCCTTCATCTTGCTGCGTGTGtttggctctctctctctcccgaCGGTGCCGCCCGCTCACCTGCATTtctgacgctgctgcactcgGCCACTGGCTCTCacttcctcctcccacccacTCACCACAAAAACAACgcaaaacgaagaaaagaaCGGAGAACGTATCCAAGGATGTCTCTGACGCTTATCCCTGATCACTTCCAGCACATTGTGCGGCTGCTCAACACGAATGTGGAGGGCAAGCGCAAGGTGCCGTTCGCGCTGCGCATGGTGAAGGGCGTTGGCATCCGCTTTGCCTACCTGGTGTGCAAGAAGGCCGGGATCGACGTGGAGCGCCGCGCGGGCACTCTGAccgcggaggagctggagaagatCGCCGAGATCATCGCCGATCCCGCGAAGTTCAAGATCCCGGACTGGTTCCTGAACCGTCAGCGCGACCCCAAGACCGGCAAGACGGAGCACCTGTCCAGCTCGATGGTGGACACCCGCCTGCGCGAAGACCTTGAGCGTCTGAAGAAGATTCGCGCGCACCGTGGCGTGCGTCACGCCTACGGCCTCCGCGTGCGCGGCcagcacacgtgcacgacTGGCCGCCACGGCAAGACGGTCGGCGTCTCTCGCGGCAAGTAAGCTCGGTGAGCGTAAAACGCTCCCTGGGCCCTCTCCTCCTACCTCGACTCCTCGcgtcttctttcttttctcgtGTTACTGCTATGCGCCACTGTCCCGAGAGAAGAACGTTTCGGTATGCGGAATAAGCGCAGCTTGGGGAGCACGCGTTGGTGTGGACGGGAtgggtgagggagaggggagaggcgaaGCGCGATACGTAAATCGAGTGCGTGGGTCTCTGTGTTGGTCTGCTTCTCTTTGCTTCACAGGTTGTCATGGAGAGGCTGACTCGAGTACGGACTCGCCGttggtgtatgtgtgtgtgtgcccgatctctctctctctcgttgctcTTTCACGTGcgtcttttcgttttttttttcatcgtTTCGCGACTCATCGCTCTGcgtcattttttttttcgtatttCCTCCTTaggaaaaagaagcggcCACGTACGCGATAGGAAGGGCAGATAGCGTCGGCCAGGCTCGCCCGTGACGCACGAAACATTCGCGGGCTGCattctcttcccctcttcaGGAGGGTTTCGACGCGTCCGCGTGTAGGCCTTGCCGATACTGCGTGTCTGCAAGCGACGCTCAGTCTCACGTACGGGCAGTCGAGAGCTCAGCGCACTCTAATGCCACTCGCTCATCGCGCGCAGAGTGGAACCCCTCATAAAGGCACAAGAGGCGTTTCAGGTGCACCGTCCTCACCTTACGGCAAATGCGAGCCGTCCGCCCATCGCATTTCTTTGCTAATCTCTCGCACCTCTtacctccctctctttcacCCTGTCCTCTCATGTACATCTGCACTACCACGCTCACCTCCGCGTGAACTCGTCGACTTGCTGGCCATGACAAAGG comes from the Leishmania infantum JPCM5 genome chromosome 36 genome and includes:
- a CDS encoding putative 40S ribosomal protein S18, which codes for MQPFLKLLAEYPRMSLTLIPDHFQHIVRLLNTNVEGKRKVPFALRMVKGVGIRFAYLVCKKAGIDVERRAGTLTAEELEKIAEIIADPAKFKIPDWFLNRQRDPKTGKTEHLSSSMVDTRLREDLERLKKIRAHRGVRHAYGLRVRGQHTCTTGRHGKTVGVSRGK
- a CDS encoding RNA editing complex protein MP67, with the protein product MVREWWVNAAQEAVISRKAISRAERIVTEADDPRSGKRHFYDSDARLCLVCNARLEGSYSTHSHSVDHKPRVALLKRTIGMILTFLEQAASSPSLPPPQESDSSYSLAGSKRFSRSVSTHTGTPAAPAPSCFHALYAESPLFAEDGVPSRALLYHRPLTLREFDLVDVIMRRWWNTLHNPPPRRGSLSFDRLLSLSSTELQMRRWRVRYLLHFLKSRGVLRSCLTLRSDQVNEAPSPNERIHRGEAFERLEMVGDFFFKSLTPDRMHTVFPADEGGLTAELQYFERALDSNHGLLAIYDYLGLDDIAGCFLANNKAKADVVEAVIGELKVLLWSTEVVWGMEYYAVPGERATHVYLRALVAHTIAELGHTVLMWQLESTLRNCRDFILKHTVEEYLGAEKGNERRASGGGDECDVPADLPKYAPLPPLLAWNRRRPGVSVRRGEVPFASKRSRSSIPPSPQDPLRRLAPTASCIPEAIRDHYAVGRKKWSSCACKAAIQALCGSLTQTALQHGNGHTADALSSNSTSASLPLSPQPQPSPTAPASAGAPRSVLRTLVTANCVVIRNSAPLLARNTLTRRVAE
- a CDS encoding putative 40S ribosomal protein S18, producing MSLTLIPDHFQHIVRLLNTNVEGKRKVPFALRMVKGVGIRFAYLVCKKAGIDVERRAGTLTAEELEKIAEIIADPAKFKIPDWFLNRQRDPKTGKTEHLSSSMVDTRLREDLERLKKIRAHRGVRHAYGLRVRGQHTCTTGRHGKTVGVSRGK